One genomic region from Pseudoduganella lutea encodes:
- the miaB gene encoding tRNA (N6-isopentenyl adenosine(37)-C2)-methylthiotransferase MiaB, whose amino-acid sequence MQKKVFIKTFGCQMNEYDSDKMADLLGATDGLVRTETPEDADVILLNTCSVREKAQEKVFSDLGVFRKLKEKNPDLVIGVGGCVASQEGEAIVKRAPQVDIVFGPQTLHRLPKMIELRRHSGKPQVDITFPEIEKFDHLPPARVDGAFAYVSIMEGCSKYCSYCVVPYTRGEEVSRRFDDVLTEVAGLAAQGVKEVMLLGQNVNAFRGQMADGQQADFALLIEYVAEIPGIERIRFVTSHPKEFTQRLVDCYARILQLADHLYLPAQHGSDKILGAMKRGYTALEYKSIIRKVRAVRPDVTIASDFIVGFPGETEEDFEAMMKLIRDVDFDNSFSFIFSKRPGTPAANLADDTPHEVKLARLQRLQALVDANTKRHSAAMVGKTMRVLVEGPSKNGGNELAGRAGNTRTVLFDGGDTPTALHGKMVDVFITESLSYSLRGELV is encoded by the coding sequence ATGCAGAAAAAAGTATTCATCAAGACCTTCGGCTGCCAGATGAACGAGTACGACTCGGACAAGATGGCGGACCTGCTCGGCGCCACCGATGGCCTCGTGCGCACGGAAACGCCGGAAGACGCCGACGTCATCCTCCTCAACACCTGCTCGGTGCGTGAAAAGGCACAGGAAAAGGTGTTTTCCGACCTGGGCGTGTTTCGCAAGCTGAAGGAAAAAAATCCCGATCTCGTGATCGGTGTGGGTGGCTGCGTGGCGTCGCAGGAAGGCGAAGCGATCGTCAAGCGCGCACCGCAGGTCGATATTGTGTTCGGCCCGCAGACCCTGCACCGGCTGCCGAAGATGATCGAGCTGCGCCGCCACAGCGGCAAGCCGCAGGTGGACATCACGTTCCCCGAAATCGAAAAGTTCGACCACCTGCCGCCGGCGCGCGTCGATGGCGCGTTTGCCTATGTATCGATCATGGAAGGCTGCAGCAAATATTGCAGCTATTGCGTGGTGCCGTACACCCGTGGCGAGGAAGTGTCGCGCCGCTTCGACGACGTGCTCACCGAAGTGGCCGGGCTGGCCGCGCAGGGCGTCAAGGAAGTGATGCTGCTGGGCCAGAACGTGAATGCATTCCGCGGCCAGATGGCCGATGGCCAGCAGGCCGACTTCGCGCTGCTGATCGAATACGTGGCGGAAATTCCCGGCATCGAGCGCATCCGCTTCGTCACCAGCCACCCGAAGGAATTCACGCAACGCCTCGTCGACTGCTACGCGCGCATCCTGCAGCTGGCCGACCACCTGTACCTGCCCGCCCAGCACGGCTCGGACAAGATCCTGGGGGCAATGAAGCGCGGCTACACGGCGCTGGAATACAAGTCGATCATCCGCAAGGTCCGGGCCGTGCGGCCGGATGTGACGATCGCGTCGGACTTCATCGTCGGTTTCCCCGGTGAAACGGAAGAAGACTTCGAGGCGATGATGAAGCTGATCCGGGACGTGGATTTCGACAATTCGTTCAGCTTCATCTTCAGCAAGCGCCCCGGTACGCCTGCCGCCAACCTGGCCGACGACACGCCGCACGAGGTGAAGCTGGCACGGCTGCAGCGCCTGCAGGCCCTGGTCGATGCCAACACGAAGCGGCACAGCGCCGCGATGGTGGGCAAGACGATGCGCGTGCTGGTCGAAGGCCCATCGAAAAACGGTGGCAACGAGCTGGCGGGGCGCGCCGGCAACACGCGCACCGTGCTGTTCGATGGTGGCGACACACCGACCGCACTGCATGGCAAGATGGTGGACGTATTCATTACAGAAAGCCTGTCCTATTCCCTGCGCGGCGAGCTCGTCTGA